From the Burkholderia ubonensis genome, one window contains:
- a CDS encoding CoA-acylating methylmalonate-semialdehyde dehydrogenase, protein MNPVPAYTSDADVGHYVDGAPAAGRSGRFQDVLNPALGRAVRRVALADGSEVAQAVASAHAAFPAWAATPPIRRARVLHRFLQLMNEHRDTLAAIITAEHGKVFSDAQGEVARGIDIVEFACGIPQLLKGDYTDQVSTGIDNWTMRQPLGVVAGITPFNFPCMVPCWMFPVAIATGNTFVLKPSERDPSAALFIADLLTQAGLPAGVFNVVQGDKGAVDALLDHPDVQAVSFVGSTPIAAYVQQRAVQTAKRVQALGGAKNHLVVMPDANLEQAVDALIGAAYGSAGERCMAISVAVLVGDVADRIVPAIAERARKLVIGDGMSPEVEMGPIVTGDALKRIEGYIEQGVNEGAQLVVDGRGLSVPGREQGFFTGGTLFDHVTPDMRIYKEEIFGPVLGCVRVKDFAEAVALINAHEFGNGVSRFTSDGGIAREFARRIQVGMVGINVPIPVPMAWHGFGGWKKSLFGDMHAYGEEGVRFYTRQKSVMQRWSSSIGKGAEFAMPTAK, encoded by the coding sequence ATGAATCCGGTTCCCGCGTACACGTCCGACGCCGACGTCGGCCACTATGTCGACGGCGCGCCCGCGGCCGGCCGCAGCGGCCGCTTCCAGGACGTCCTCAATCCGGCGCTCGGCCGCGCGGTGCGCCGCGTCGCGCTCGCCGACGGCAGCGAAGTGGCGCAGGCCGTCGCGTCGGCCCATGCCGCGTTCCCGGCCTGGGCCGCCACGCCGCCGATCCGCCGCGCGCGCGTGCTGCACCGCTTCCTGCAGCTGATGAACGAGCACCGCGACACGCTCGCGGCGATCATCACTGCCGAGCACGGCAAGGTGTTCTCCGACGCGCAAGGCGAAGTCGCGCGCGGCATCGACATCGTCGAATTCGCATGCGGCATTCCGCAGCTCCTGAAGGGCGACTACACCGACCAGGTCAGCACCGGCATCGACAACTGGACGATGCGCCAGCCGCTCGGCGTCGTCGCGGGCATCACGCCGTTCAACTTCCCGTGCATGGTGCCGTGCTGGATGTTCCCGGTCGCGATCGCGACGGGCAACACGTTCGTGCTGAAGCCGAGCGAGCGCGACCCGTCGGCGGCGCTGTTCATCGCCGACCTGCTCACGCAGGCCGGCCTGCCCGCCGGTGTGTTCAACGTCGTGCAGGGCGACAAGGGCGCGGTCGACGCACTGCTCGACCACCCGGACGTGCAGGCGGTCAGCTTCGTCGGCTCGACGCCGATCGCGGCCTACGTGCAGCAGCGCGCCGTGCAGACGGCCAAGCGCGTGCAGGCGCTCGGCGGCGCGAAGAACCATCTCGTCGTGATGCCCGATGCGAACCTCGAGCAGGCCGTCGACGCGCTGATCGGCGCAGCGTACGGTTCGGCCGGCGAACGCTGCATGGCGATCAGCGTCGCGGTGCTGGTCGGTGACGTGGCCGACCGGATCGTGCCGGCCATCGCCGAGCGCGCGCGCAAGCTGGTGATCGGCGACGGCATGTCGCCCGAGGTCGAGATGGGCCCGATCGTCACCGGCGACGCGCTGAAGCGCATCGAGGGCTATATCGAGCAAGGTGTGAACGAAGGCGCGCAACTGGTGGTCGACGGCCGCGGGCTCAGCGTGCCGGGCCGCGAGCAAGGCTTCTTCACCGGCGGCACGCTGTTCGACCACGTGACGCCCGACATGCGGATCTACAAGGAAGAAATCTTCGGGCCGGTGCTCGGCTGCGTGCGCGTGAAGGATTTCGCCGAAGCGGTCGCGCTGATCAACGCGCACGAGTTCGGCAACGGCGTGTCGCGCTTCACGAGCGACGGCGGCATCGCGCGCGAATTCGCGCGGCGCATCCAGGTCGGCATGGTCGGCATCAACGTGCCGATTCCGGTGCCGATGGCGTGGCACGGCTTCGGCGGCTGGAAGAAGAGCCTGTTCGGCGACATGCACGCGTACGGCGAGGAAGGCGTGCGCTTCTATACGCGCCAGAAGTCGGTGATGCAGCGCTGGTCGTCGAGCATCGGCAAGGGTGCGGAATTCGCGATGCCGACCGCGAAGTAA
- a CDS encoding MurR/RpiR family transcriptional regulator codes for MSSSEKPPATVEQFLQRLTHEYDGLSNRLKVIARHVETHRDQLGLEGIQSLAEECGVQPSAVVRFAKHFGFSGFSEMQRLFREGLAQQIAPGRAYSLRLRDVIESGSSSLQPEQIADEFIKGSIAGMQQLRQTLDPQALAQAVDLLADTQAIWIAGSRRAFPIAVYLDYALQHTDKRIGLFSALGSMHLGQIRSVRKGDVMIVISFMPYAEETVQVAQQAVQRGARLIAITDSRMSPIARDAEVTLMVEESATFGFRALTATMGLAQSLFVALAYRLELSYLPTADGAHGTKAG; via the coding sequence ATGAGTTCATCCGAGAAACCTCCCGCCACCGTCGAGCAGTTCCTGCAGCGTCTGACGCACGAGTACGACGGCCTCAGCAATCGTCTCAAGGTCATCGCGCGCCACGTGGAAACGCATCGCGACCAGCTCGGTCTGGAAGGCATCCAGTCGCTCGCGGAGGAATGCGGCGTGCAGCCGTCGGCCGTCGTGCGCTTCGCGAAGCATTTCGGCTTCTCCGGCTTCTCCGAGATGCAGCGGCTGTTCCGCGAAGGGCTCGCGCAGCAGATCGCGCCGGGCCGTGCATACAGCCTGCGGCTGCGCGACGTGATCGAATCGGGTTCGTCGAGCCTGCAGCCCGAGCAGATCGCCGACGAATTCATCAAGGGCAGCATTGCCGGGATGCAGCAGTTGCGGCAGACGCTCGACCCGCAGGCGCTCGCGCAGGCCGTCGACCTGCTCGCCGACACGCAGGCGATCTGGATCGCCGGCTCGCGTCGCGCGTTTCCGATCGCCGTGTATCTCGACTATGCGCTGCAGCACACCGACAAGCGCATCGGGCTGTTCAGCGCGCTCGGCAGCATGCATCTCGGGCAGATCCGCTCGGTGCGCAAGGGCGACGTGATGATCGTGATCTCGTTCATGCCGTATGCGGAGGAGACGGTGCAGGTCGCGCAGCAGGCCGTGCAGCGCGGCGCGCGCCTGATCGCGATCACCGACAGCCGGATGAGCCCGATCGCGCGGGACGCGGAAGTCACATTGATGGTGGAGGAGAGCGCGACGTTCGGCTTCCGCGCGCTGACCGCGACGATGGGCCTCGCGCAGAGCCTGTTCGTCGCGCTCGCGTACCGGCTCGAGCTGTCGTACCTGCCGACCGCCGACGGCGCGCACGGCACGAAAGCCGGTTGA
- a CDS encoding Gfo/Idh/MocA family protein — protein sequence MIDGQILLGHSIRWGMVGGGLGSQIGYSHRSAALRDGSFQLVAGAFDIDAERGRQFGVKLGVDADRCYPDYRTMFDAEAKRADGIRAVSIATPNNTHFEICRAALNAGLHVVCEKPLCFTTEEAEALQRLSVEKNRIVGVAYGYSGHQMIEQAREMIARGDLGEIRIVQMQFAHGFHSEGVEAASAAARWRVDPKFAGPSYVLGDIGTHPLYISEVMAPELKIKRLMCSRQSFVKSRAPLEDNAFTIMEYDTGAIGYVWSSAVNAGSMHGQKVRVIGSKASVEWWDEHPNQLRYEIQGQPAQVLDRGMPYLHPNATREDRIGAGHPEGLFEAWSNLYARFALAMDAADRGDTAALKRIRFPDVHAGAEGVRWVEHCVRSADAGGVWVDYR from the coding sequence ATGATCGACGGACAGATTCTGCTCGGACATTCGATTCGCTGGGGCATGGTCGGCGGCGGGCTCGGCAGCCAGATCGGCTACAGCCACCGGTCGGCCGCGTTGCGCGACGGCAGCTTCCAGCTCGTTGCCGGCGCGTTCGACATCGATGCCGAACGTGGCCGGCAGTTCGGCGTGAAGCTCGGTGTCGACGCGGACCGCTGCTATCCCGACTACCGGACGATGTTCGACGCCGAGGCGAAGCGCGCGGACGGCATCCGCGCGGTGTCGATCGCGACGCCGAACAACACGCACTTCGAAATTTGCCGCGCGGCGCTGAACGCGGGGCTGCACGTCGTGTGCGAGAAGCCGCTGTGCTTCACGACCGAGGAGGCCGAGGCGCTGCAGCGGCTGTCGGTCGAGAAGAACCGCATCGTCGGCGTCGCGTACGGCTATTCCGGACACCAGATGATCGAGCAGGCGCGCGAGATGATCGCGCGCGGCGATCTCGGCGAGATCCGCATCGTGCAGATGCAGTTCGCGCACGGCTTTCACAGCGAGGGCGTCGAAGCCGCGAGCGCGGCCGCGCGCTGGCGCGTCGACCCGAAGTTCGCGGGGCCGAGCTACGTGCTCGGCGACATCGGCACGCATCCGCTGTACATCTCCGAAGTGATGGCGCCGGAACTGAAGATCAAACGGCTGATGTGCTCGCGGCAGAGCTTCGTGAAGAGCCGCGCGCCGCTCGAGGACAACGCGTTCACGATCATGGAATACGACACGGGCGCGATCGGCTACGTGTGGTCGAGCGCGGTGAACGCGGGCTCGATGCACGGACAGAAGGTGCGCGTGATCGGTTCGAAGGCGAGCGTCGAATGGTGGGACGAACATCCGAACCAGTTGCGCTACGAGATCCAGGGGCAGCCCGCGCAGGTGCTCGATCGCGGGATGCCGTACCTGCATCCGAACGCGACGCGCGAAGACCGCATCGGCGCCGGGCATCCGGAAGGGCTGTTCGAGGCCTGGTCGAATCTCTACGCGCGCTTCGCGCTCGCGATGGACGCGGCCGACCGCGGCGATACGGCCGCGCTGAAGCGGATCCGCTTTCCGGACGTCCACGCGGGCGCGGAGGGCGTACGATGGGTCGAGCACTGCGTGCGTTCCGCCGACGCGGGCGGCGTGTGGGTCGACTATCGGTGA
- a CDS encoding Gfo/Idh/MocA family protein: protein MTLQIGVIGCGAIGQDHIRRLTRTLSGARVVAVNDIDPQQARDAVTKYGLDAEIYGDGHEVVAAADVQGVLVTSWGPTHEAFVLDAIAHGKPVFCEKPLAVTAEGCMRIVEAEVAHGKRLVQVGFMRPYDEGYRALKRVIDGGEIGAPLMLHCAHRNQSVGERYTTDMAITDTLIHELDVLRWLLGEDYTSAQVVYPKKTRHASAHLADPQIVLLETASGVRIDVEIFVNCQYGYDIQCEVVGENGIAKLPDPPAVGLKHAARRSVEIMTDWKERFIASYDVELQAFIDGVRQGALTGPSAWDGYAAAVAADACVRAQQSGAVEPIAMAERPTFYRG, encoded by the coding sequence ATGACCTTGCAAATCGGCGTGATCGGCTGCGGCGCGATCGGCCAGGACCATATCCGCAGGCTTACGCGCACGCTGTCCGGCGCACGCGTGGTGGCCGTCAACGACATCGATCCGCAGCAGGCGCGCGACGCGGTGACGAAGTACGGGCTCGACGCGGAAATCTACGGCGACGGCCACGAAGTGGTCGCGGCCGCCGACGTGCAGGGCGTGCTCGTCACGTCGTGGGGGCCGACGCACGAAGCGTTCGTGCTCGACGCGATCGCACACGGCAAGCCGGTGTTCTGCGAGAAGCCGCTCGCGGTGACGGCCGAAGGCTGCATGCGCATCGTCGAAGCCGAGGTCGCGCACGGCAAGCGGCTCGTGCAGGTCGGCTTCATGCGTCCGTACGACGAAGGCTATCGCGCGCTGAAGCGCGTGATCGACGGCGGCGAGATCGGCGCGCCGCTGATGCTGCATTGCGCGCACCGCAACCAGTCGGTCGGCGAGCGCTATACGACCGACATGGCGATCACCGACACGCTGATCCACGAACTCGACGTGCTGCGCTGGCTGCTCGGCGAGGACTACACGAGCGCGCAGGTCGTCTACCCGAAGAAGACGCGCCATGCGAGCGCGCATCTCGCCGATCCGCAGATCGTGCTGCTCGAAACCGCGAGCGGCGTGCGGATCGACGTCGAGATCTTCGTGAACTGCCAGTACGGCTACGACATCCAGTGCGAGGTGGTCGGCGAGAACGGCATCGCGAAGCTGCCCGATCCGCCCGCGGTCGGGCTCAAGCACGCGGCGCGGCGGTCGGTCGAGATCATGACCGACTGGAAGGAGCGCTTCATCGCGTCGTACGACGTCGAGTTGCAGGCGTTCATCGACGGCGTGCGGCAGGGGGCGCTGACCGGCCCGTCCGCGTGGGACGGCTATGCGGCGGCGGTCGCGGCCGACGCATGCGTGCGCGCGCAGCAGAGCGGGGCGGTCGAGCCGATCGCGATGGCCGAACGCCCGACGTTCTATCGCGGCTGA
- a CDS encoding ABC transporter permease — MGNLNPAADAQAITIKTRHAKWPPELSIFLVLVGISLFFEVIGWIVVGQSFLFNAERLEIIVLQMAVIGIIAVGVNLVIITSGIDLSSGSVVAAAAVVSASLAQVSDFPRAVFPHLTDLLVIWPVLAGVCVGLLVGLLNGSLIALTGIPPFIATLGTMVAARGFAKWFTNGMPVSMLTDPFAAIGAGANPVIIFVAVAAIFHVVLRYTRFGKYTYAIGANRHAAVVSGINVTRHLIFVYAIAGLLSGIAGTVTAARAISGQSGMGVMYELDAIAAVVIGGTSLSGGLGRVTGTVIGVLILGVMTSGFTFIRIDAYYQEMVKGAIIVAAVIADQYRNKKSRR, encoded by the coding sequence ATGGGCAACCTGAATCCGGCCGCGGACGCGCAGGCCATCACGATCAAGACACGGCACGCGAAGTGGCCGCCCGAGCTGAGCATCTTTCTCGTGCTGGTGGGCATCAGCCTGTTCTTCGAGGTGATCGGCTGGATCGTCGTCGGCCAGAGCTTCCTGTTCAACGCGGAGCGGCTCGAGATCATCGTGCTGCAGATGGCGGTGATCGGCATCATCGCGGTCGGCGTGAACCTCGTGATCATCACCAGCGGGATCGACTTGTCGTCGGGGTCGGTCGTCGCCGCCGCGGCCGTCGTGTCGGCCAGTCTCGCGCAGGTGTCCGACTTCCCGCGCGCGGTGTTTCCGCACCTCACCGACCTGCTGGTGATCTGGCCGGTGCTGGCCGGCGTGTGCGTCGGGCTGCTGGTCGGCTTGCTGAACGGCTCGCTGATCGCGCTGACCGGCATTCCGCCGTTCATCGCGACGCTCGGCACGATGGTGGCCGCGCGCGGCTTCGCGAAGTGGTTCACCAACGGCATGCCGGTGTCGATGCTGACCGACCCGTTCGCGGCGATCGGCGCGGGCGCGAATCCGGTGATCATCTTCGTCGCGGTCGCCGCGATCTTCCACGTCGTGCTGCGCTACACGCGCTTCGGCAAGTACACGTACGCGATCGGCGCGAACCGCCATGCGGCCGTCGTGTCGGGTATCAACGTGACGCGTCACCTGATCTTCGTGTATGCGATCGCGGGCCTGCTGAGCGGCATCGCGGGCACCGTGACGGCCGCGCGCGCGATCTCGGGACAGTCGGGCATGGGCGTGATGTACGAGCTCGACGCGATCGCGGCGGTCGTGATCGGCGGCACCTCGCTGTCGGGCGGCCTCGGCCGCGTGACGGGCACCGTGATCGGCGTGCTGATTCTCGGCGTGATGACGTCGGGCTTCACGTTCATCCGCATCGATGCGTATTACCAGGAGATGGTCAAGGGCGCGATCATCGTCGCGGCCGTGATCGCCGACCAGTATCGCAACAAGAAGTCGCGCCGCTGA
- a CDS encoding sugar ABC transporter ATP-binding protein: MFTARMARPTAGEHAPAASAGAPAASDCLLEVRGVGKSFPGVVALDGVQFRVRRGTVHALMGENGAGKSTLMKIIAGVYTPDQGEILINGEPVVLNGPLDALDRGIAMIHQELNLMPYMTVAENIWIRREPKNRFGLIDHAELRRRTAALFERLSIDIDPQADVRTLTVASRQMVEIAKAVSFDSDVLIMDEPTSALTEKEVVHLFRIIRQLREQGKGIVYITHKMNELFEIADEFSVFRDGKYIGTHASTDVTRDDIIRMMVGREITQMFPKEEVPIGDVVLSVRNLGVDGVFRDVSFELRAGEILGVAGLVGSGRSNVAEALFGVVPATSGEILIDGKPVRIATPAQAMKHGMAFLTEDRKDSGCFLNLDLLANMEAAVLHNRYVKFNFVRQAQLKRDCEEMSRMLRVKSPGLHEEIQNLSGGNQQKVLIGRWLLTQPRILILDEPTRGIDVGAKAEIHRLVSALAGKGVAVLMISSEMPEVLGMSDRIMVMHEGRMTGIVERKDADQVRIMDLASR, from the coding sequence ATGTTTACAGCCAGGATGGCGCGCCCGACGGCCGGCGAGCATGCGCCGGCCGCTTCCGCCGGTGCGCCCGCCGCTTCCGACTGCCTGCTCGAGGTGCGCGGCGTCGGCAAGTCCTTTCCCGGCGTCGTCGCGCTCGACGGCGTGCAGTTCCGCGTGCGCCGCGGCACCGTCCATGCGCTGATGGGCGAGAACGGCGCCGGCAAATCGACGCTGATGAAGATCATCGCCGGCGTCTACACGCCCGATCAGGGCGAGATCCTGATCAACGGCGAGCCGGTCGTGCTGAACGGCCCGCTCGACGCGCTCGATCGCGGCATCGCGATGATCCATCAGGAACTGAACCTGATGCCGTACATGACGGTCGCGGAAAACATCTGGATTCGCCGCGAACCGAAGAACCGCTTCGGCCTGATCGATCACGCGGAACTGCGCCGCCGCACCGCCGCGCTGTTCGAGCGGCTGTCGATCGACATCGACCCGCAGGCCGACGTGCGCACGCTGACGGTCGCGAGCCGCCAGATGGTCGAGATCGCCAAGGCCGTGTCGTTCGATTCCGACGTGCTGATCATGGACGAGCCGACCTCGGCGCTGACCGAGAAGGAAGTCGTCCACCTGTTCCGGATCATTCGCCAGCTGCGCGAGCAGGGCAAGGGCATCGTCTACATCACCCACAAGATGAACGAGCTGTTCGAGATCGCCGACGAGTTCTCGGTGTTCCGCGACGGCAAGTACATCGGCACGCACGCGTCGACCGACGTCACGCGCGACGACATCATCCGGATGATGGTCGGGCGCGAGATCACGCAGATGTTCCCGAAGGAGGAAGTGCCGATCGGCGACGTCGTGCTGTCGGTGCGCAACCTCGGCGTCGACGGCGTGTTCCGAGACGTCAGCTTCGAGCTGCGCGCGGGCGAGATTCTCGGCGTCGCGGGCCTCGTCGGCTCGGGCCGTTCGAACGTCGCGGAGGCGCTGTTCGGCGTCGTGCCGGCGACGTCGGGCGAGATCCTGATCGACGGCAAGCCGGTGCGGATCGCCACGCCCGCGCAGGCGATGAAGCACGGGATGGCGTTCCTCACCGAGGACCGCAAGGACAGCGGCTGCTTCCTGAATCTCGACCTGCTCGCGAACATGGAAGCGGCCGTGCTGCACAACCGCTACGTGAAGTTCAATTTCGTGCGGCAGGCGCAGCTGAAGCGCGACTGCGAGGAAATGAGCCGGATGCTGCGCGTGAAGTCGCCCGGGCTGCACGAGGAAATCCAGAACCTGTCGGGCGGCAACCAGCAGAAGGTGCTGATCGGCCGCTGGCTGCTGACCCAGCCGCGCATCCTGATCCTCGACGAGCCGACGCGCGGCATCGACGTCGGCGCGAAGGCCGAGATCCACCGCCTCGTCAGCGCGCTCGCGGGCAAGGGCGTCGCGGTGCTGATGATCTCGTCGGAGATGCCCGAAGTGCTCGGCATGAGCGACCGCATCATGGTGATGCACGAAGGGCGCATGACCGGCATCGTCGAACGCAAGGACGCCGACCAGGTCCGCATCATGGATCTGGCCTCGCGCTGA
- a CDS encoding sugar ABC transporter substrate-binding protein codes for MKTKLMAAAAAAILAMPLAHAEKIGVTMASFDDTFLTILRNSIADAATKDGATVQIEDGGNDVGKQLSQVQNMIAQKVDAIIVNTVDTDATPKITKMVTAAKIPLVYVNRKPVDFDKLPAGVAVVASDEKQSGTLQARQVCKLLGGKGDILVLMGELSNESARARTKDIEDVIATKECAGMKIVDKREGKWSRTQGQDITMNWLSSGMKFDAIVSNNDEMAIGAINALKAARKLTPKTVVAGIDATPDGLAAMKSGELKVSVYQNAAGQGAQAVATALKLAKKQNVERYVNVPFELVTPENMNQYAKH; via the coding sequence ATGAAGACCAAGCTGATGGCCGCCGCGGCCGCCGCGATCCTGGCCATGCCGCTCGCGCATGCCGAGAAGATCGGCGTGACCATGGCGTCGTTCGACGACACGTTCCTGACGATCCTGCGCAACAGCATCGCCGATGCCGCGACGAAGGACGGCGCGACCGTGCAGATCGAGGATGGCGGCAACGATGTCGGCAAGCAGTTGAGCCAGGTCCAGAACATGATCGCGCAGAAGGTCGACGCGATCATCGTGAACACGGTCGACACCGACGCGACGCCGAAGATCACCAAGATGGTGACCGCGGCGAAGATCCCGCTCGTCTACGTGAACCGCAAGCCGGTCGATTTCGACAAGCTGCCGGCCGGCGTCGCGGTGGTCGCGTCCGACGAGAAGCAGTCGGGCACGCTGCAGGCGCGCCAGGTGTGCAAGCTGCTCGGCGGCAAGGGCGACATCCTCGTGCTGATGGGCGAGCTGTCCAACGAATCGGCGCGCGCCCGCACCAAGGACATCGAGGACGTGATCGCGACCAAGGAATGCGCGGGCATGAAGATCGTCGACAAGCGCGAGGGCAAGTGGAGCCGCACGCAGGGCCAGGACATCACGATGAACTGGCTGAGCTCCGGGATGAAGTTCGATGCGATCGTGTCCAACAACGACGAAATGGCGATCGGCGCGATCAACGCGCTGAAGGCCGCGCGCAAGCTGACGCCGAAGACGGTCGTCGCGGGCATCGACGCGACGCCGGACGGCCTTGCGGCGATGAAGAGCGGCGAGCTGAAGGTGTCCGTCTACCAGAACGCGGCCGGGCAGGGCGCGCAGGCCGTCGCGACCGCGCTCAAGCTCGCGAAGAAGCAGAACGTCGAGCGCTATGTGAACGTGCCGTTCGAGCTCGTCACGCCCGAGAACATGAACCAGTACGCCAAGCACTGA